Proteins from one Microbacterium proteolyticum genomic window:
- the glpK gene encoding glycerol kinase GlpK, with amino-acid sequence MADYVLAIDQGTTSTRAMIFNKSGGVVAVGQKEHEQIFPKAGWVEHDPLEIWRNTQEVIGLALSRADITRHDIAAVGITNQRETAVVWDKNTGKPVYNAIVWQDTRTQSIVDRLADGDTERYKSIVGLPLATYFSGTKIVWILENVDGAREKAEAGDLLFGTTDTWVLWNLTGGIDGGVHATDVTNASRTLFMDLETLQWRDDILADFGVPKSMLPEIRSSSEVYGQVESSSLLRETPVAGILGDQQAATFGQAAFDPGESKNTYGTGNFLIFQTGEEIVHSENGLLTTLGYKLGDQPARYALEGSIAVTGSLIQWLRDQLGIISSAPEVEALASSVDDNGGVYFVPAFSGLFAPYWRPDARGAIVGMTRYVNKGHIARAALEATAFQTREVLDAVNADSGVDLTELKVDGGMTANDALMQFQADILGVPVVRPVVAETTALGAAYAAGLAVGFWDNLDDLRANWQEDKRWEPDMDSAERDRELRLWKKAVTKSMDWVDDDVR; translated from the coding sequence ATGGCCGACTACGTCCTCGCCATCGACCAGGGCACGACCTCGACGCGCGCGATGATCTTCAACAAGTCCGGGGGCGTCGTCGCCGTCGGTCAGAAGGAGCACGAGCAGATCTTCCCCAAGGCCGGGTGGGTCGAGCACGACCCGCTGGAGATCTGGCGCAACACGCAGGAAGTGATCGGTCTGGCCCTCAGCCGCGCCGACATCACCCGCCACGACATCGCCGCCGTCGGAATCACGAACCAGCGTGAGACCGCGGTGGTCTGGGACAAGAACACCGGGAAGCCGGTGTACAACGCGATCGTCTGGCAGGACACGCGCACCCAGTCGATCGTCGACCGTCTCGCCGACGGCGACACCGAGCGCTACAAGAGCATCGTCGGCCTGCCGCTGGCGACCTACTTCTCGGGCACCAAGATCGTGTGGATCCTCGAGAACGTGGACGGCGCACGCGAGAAGGCGGAGGCCGGCGACCTGCTGTTCGGCACCACCGACACCTGGGTGCTGTGGAACCTCACCGGCGGCATCGACGGCGGCGTCCACGCGACCGACGTCACCAACGCCAGCCGCACGCTGTTCATGGACCTCGAGACGCTCCAGTGGCGCGACGACATCCTCGCGGACTTCGGTGTCCCGAAGTCGATGCTCCCCGAGATCCGCTCCTCCTCCGAGGTCTACGGGCAGGTCGAGTCCTCCTCGCTCCTGCGCGAGACCCCCGTCGCCGGCATCCTGGGCGACCAGCAGGCCGCCACGTTCGGTCAGGCCGCCTTCGACCCGGGTGAGAGCAAGAACACCTACGGCACGGGCAACTTCCTGATCTTCCAGACGGGCGAGGAGATCGTCCATTCGGAGAACGGCCTGCTGACGACGCTGGGCTACAAGCTCGGCGACCAGCCCGCGCGCTACGCCCTCGAAGGGTCGATCGCCGTGACCGGATCGCTGATCCAGTGGCTCCGCGACCAGCTCGGCATCATCTCCTCGGCTCCCGAGGTCGAGGCGCTCGCGAGTTCGGTCGACGACAACGGCGGCGTGTACTTCGTGCCGGCGTTCTCGGGTCTGTTCGCTCCGTACTGGCGTCCGGACGCCCGCGGCGCGATCGTGGGCATGACGCGCTACGTCAACAAGGGGCACATCGCCCGCGCCGCCCTCGAGGCCACGGCCTTCCAGACGCGCGAGGTGCTCGACGCGGTCAACGCCGACTCCGGTGTCGACCTGACCGAGCTCAAGGTCGACGGCGGCATGACCGCCAACGACGCCCTGATGCAGTTCCAGGCCGACATCCTCGGTGTGCCGGTCGTCCGCCCGGTCGTCGCCGAGACGACGGCGCTGGGTGCCGCGTACGCGGCCGGCCTGGCCGTCGGCTTCTGGGACAACCTCGACGACCTCCGCGCCAACTGGCAGGAGGACAAGCGCTGGGAGCCCGACATGGACTCCGCCGAGCGCGACCGCGAGCTACGCCTGTGGAAGAAGGCCGTCACCAAGTCCATGGACTGGGTCGACGACGACGTGCGCTGA
- a CDS encoding MIP/aquaporin family protein codes for MQEVNLGLYFLSEVVGTAMLILLGCGVVANVALAKTKGNAGGFLMVNWGWGLAVFAGVIVSAYSGAQLNPAVSIGLLVAGKIGFVQFLVAVAAQLVGAIIGAVLAWASYKQHFDDEPDPAAKLGVFSTGPAIRSYGWNLVTEIIATFVLVFVIFGFADYGVADIGVPGGIGGLAAVPVALLVVGIGASLGGPTGYAINPARDLGPRIAHAILPIKGKGSSDWGYSWVPVVGPLIGGLLAGVLSPVLLHLSQ; via the coding sequence ATGCAAGAAGTGAATCTGGGGCTGTACTTCCTCTCGGAGGTCGTCGGCACCGCCATGCTGATCCTGCTGGGTTGTGGCGTGGTGGCCAACGTGGCACTGGCCAAGACCAAGGGCAATGCCGGTGGATTCCTGATGGTCAACTGGGGCTGGGGTCTCGCCGTGTTCGCCGGCGTGATCGTGTCGGCCTACTCCGGCGCTCAGCTCAACCCCGCCGTCTCCATCGGGCTCCTCGTCGCAGGCAAGATCGGCTTCGTCCAGTTCCTCGTCGCGGTCGCCGCGCAGCTGGTCGGCGCCATCATCGGTGCCGTCCTGGCCTGGGCCTCCTACAAGCAGCACTTCGACGACGAGCCCGACCCCGCCGCCAAGCTGGGCGTGTTCTCCACCGGTCCCGCCATCCGTTCGTACGGTTGGAACCTGGTCACCGAGATCATCGCGACCTTCGTCCTGGTCTTCGTGATCTTCGGATTCGCCGACTACGGCGTCGCCGACATCGGCGTCCCCGGCGGCATCGGCGGGCTCGCCGCCGTCCCGGTGGCGCTGCTCGTGGTGGGTATCGGCGCCTCCCTCGGTGGCCCGACCGGTTACGCGATCAACCCCGCCCGCGACCTCGGACCTCGCATCGCGCACGCGATCCTGCCCATCAAGGGCAAGGGTTCGAGCGACTGGGGCTACTCGTGGGTGCCGGTCGTCGGCCCCCTCATCGGCGGTCTCCTCGCCGGTGTCCTCTCCCCGGTCCTGCTGCACCTCAGCCAGTGA
- a CDS encoding glycerol-3-phosphate dehydrogenase/oxidase, translating to MSSPSSSLRADVQALRDAEDLDVLIIGGGINGIATLRDLSLQGVKVALVERGDFVSGASSASSHMVHGGIRYLENGEFRLVKEAVTERNDLLKTAPHYVKPLETTIPIYKTFSGILSAPFRLLVTHGRGKPNERGALLIKVGLIMYDTFSRDGGSVPRHRFLGKKKSLAELPRLNPDLAYTATYFDASMHDPERIALDVLHDGIVAGGGRTQAVNYVSAVGADENGVRVRDEVSGEEFSVKAKVILNTSGPWTDLTNGALGLTTQFMGGTKGSHIVLDNPELLAATGGREIFFEHSDGRIVLIYPLKDRVLVGTTDIDADPSQPVVCTDDEIEYFFDLIGHVFPTVPVDRSQIVYTFSGIRPLPRHDDTAPGFVSRDYRIVDDEIGGIPAMSLVGGKWTTFRALAEHLSMKALQSLRRPHRVSTQGLPIGGGKGFPTTPEERRRWVSARTNAHSTAVVEAMLERYGTRADAILGVLPAEPTALEHAPGYYREELVWIAEHEQVVHLIDVLLRRTHLAFVGGMSERTLREVAEAVAGPLGWDAARIDEEIATTTEALRTAHRVDLAEAGVARI from the coding sequence ATGTCGTCCCCCTCTTCTTCGCTCCGCGCCGACGTTCAGGCGCTCCGTGACGCCGAAGACCTCGACGTCCTCATCATCGGAGGGGGAATCAACGGCATCGCCACCCTCCGCGATCTCTCCCTGCAGGGCGTGAAGGTCGCCCTCGTCGAGCGCGGCGACTTCGTCTCCGGCGCATCCTCGGCCTCGAGCCACATGGTCCACGGCGGCATCCGCTACCTCGAGAACGGCGAGTTCCGCCTCGTGAAGGAAGCGGTCACCGAGCGCAACGACCTCCTCAAGACCGCTCCCCACTACGTCAAGCCCCTCGAGACGACGATCCCGATCTACAAGACGTTCTCGGGCATCCTGTCGGCACCGTTCCGCCTCCTCGTGACCCACGGTCGCGGCAAGCCCAACGAGCGCGGTGCCCTGCTGATCAAGGTCGGCCTGATCATGTACGACACCTTCTCGCGCGACGGCGGCTCGGTTCCCCGTCACAGGTTCCTCGGCAAGAAGAAGTCGCTGGCGGAGCTGCCCCGGCTCAACCCCGATCTCGCCTACACCGCCACCTACTTCGACGCCTCGATGCACGACCCCGAGCGCATCGCGCTCGACGTCCTGCACGACGGCATCGTCGCCGGCGGCGGTCGCACGCAGGCCGTCAACTACGTCTCGGCCGTCGGTGCCGACGAGAACGGCGTCCGCGTGCGCGACGAGGTCTCCGGTGAGGAGTTCAGCGTCAAGGCCAAGGTGATCCTGAACACCTCCGGCCCGTGGACCGACCTGACCAACGGCGCACTGGGTCTCACCACGCAGTTCATGGGAGGGACCAAGGGTTCGCACATCGTGCTCGACAATCCGGAACTCCTCGCCGCGACCGGTGGACGCGAGATCTTCTTCGAGCACTCCGACGGCCGCATCGTCCTGATCTACCCGCTGAAGGACCGCGTCCTGGTGGGAACGACCGACATCGACGCCGACCCCTCCCAGCCGGTGGTGTGCACCGACGACGAGATCGAGTACTTCTTCGACCTCATCGGACACGTCTTCCCGACCGTGCCGGTCGACCGCTCGCAGATCGTCTACACCTTCTCGGGCATCCGCCCCCTCCCCCGCCACGACGACACCGCCCCCGGCTTCGTCTCGCGCGACTACCGCATCGTCGACGACGAGATCGGCGGCATCCCGGCCATGAGCCTGGTCGGCGGCAAGTGGACCACGTTCCGCGCCCTCGCCGAGCACCTCAGCATGAAGGCGCTGCAGAGCCTCCGCCGTCCGCACCGGGTCAGCACCCAGGGCCTGCCCATCGGCGGCGGCAAGGGCTTCCCGACCACTCCCGAGGAGCGTCGCCGCTGGGTGTCGGCTCGCACGAATGCGCACTCGACCGCGGTCGTGGAGGCCATGCTGGAGCGCTACGGCACGCGCGCCGACGCGATCCTCGGCGTGCTGCCGGCAGAGCCCACCGCCCTCGAGCACGCTCCCGGCTACTACCGCGAGGAACTCGTCTGGATCGCGGAGCACGAGCAGGTCGTCCACCTCATCGACGTGCTGCTGCGGCGCACGCACCTCGCCTTCGTCGGCGGGATGAGCGAGCGCACGCTGCGGGAGGTCGCCGAAGCGGTCGCCGGGCCGCTCGGATGGGATGCCGCCCGCATCGACGAGGAGATCGCGACGACCACCGAGGCGCTGCGGACCGCGCACCGCGTCGATCTGGCCGAGGCCGGGGTGGCGCGAATCTGA
- a CDS encoding sugar-binding transcriptional regulator, with amino-acid sequence MTTQTEERSRDALRAAQLYYMQDLTMDAIAHEMRVSRSSVSRLLQHARDVGLVTISISPPDDARGQMAQRIADRFGITAHVVPTPARTSEAERLERTALTAARILAERIESSMTIGIAWGSTLSAIARHVPAKDVHDTHIVQMNGAANLRTSGIPYAGEILSRLGAAWSSSVHQFPVPALFDDPRTKQAMWRERSVRSVLEIQQRVGLFVFGLGSPHAEVPSHVYSGDYFDERDRAIIEREGVVGDCATVFYRVDGSWDIPELNARSSGPDLDTVRRIPRRFCVVSSLSKLTALRGALAAGLVTELVVEEALARRLLSVTR; translated from the coding sequence ATGACGACGCAGACGGAAGAACGCTCGCGCGACGCGCTGCGCGCAGCGCAGCTGTACTACATGCAGGACCTCACGATGGATGCCATCGCCCATGAGATGCGCGTCTCCCGGTCCTCCGTCTCCCGACTCCTGCAGCACGCCCGGGACGTGGGGCTCGTCACGATCTCGATCAGCCCGCCCGACGATGCGCGCGGTCAGATGGCGCAGCGCATCGCCGATCGCTTCGGGATCACCGCCCACGTCGTGCCCACTCCGGCGCGCACCTCCGAGGCCGAGCGTCTCGAGCGCACCGCCCTGACCGCCGCACGCATCCTCGCCGAGCGCATCGAATCCTCCATGACCATCGGCATCGCGTGGGGATCCACGCTCTCGGCCATCGCGCGGCACGTGCCGGCGAAGGACGTGCACGACACCCACATCGTGCAGATGAACGGGGCCGCGAACCTGCGCACCTCCGGCATCCCGTACGCGGGGGAGATCCTGTCCCGCCTGGGGGCGGCGTGGTCCTCGTCCGTGCACCAATTCCCGGTGCCGGCGCTGTTCGACGATCCCCGCACCAAGCAGGCCATGTGGCGGGAGCGGTCGGTCCGGTCGGTCCTGGAGATCCAGCAGCGCGTGGGCCTGTTCGTCTTCGGGCTCGGCTCCCCGCACGCCGAGGTCCCCTCCCACGTCTACAGCGGCGACTACTTCGACGAGCGCGACCGCGCGATCATCGAGCGGGAGGGCGTCGTCGGCGACTGCGCGACGGTGTTCTACCGTGTCGACGGCTCGTGGGACATCCCCGAACTCAACGCCCGGTCCAGCGGTCCCGACCTCGACACCGTGCGCCGCATCCCGCGCCGGTTCTGCGTCGTGTCCAGCCTGTCGAAGCTGACGGCGCTCCGCGGAGCGCTCGCCGCGGGACTCGTCACCGAGCTCGTCGTCGAAGAGGCTCTGGCCCGGCGCCTGCTCAGCGTCACTCGCTGA
- the dhaM gene encoding dihydroxyacetone kinase phosphoryl donor subunit DhaM, with amino-acid sequence MIGIVAVSHSRPLAEAAVDLALRMGGGDPPTVLVAAGGPDGDLGTDAAAIAEALDAADSGDGVLVLMDLGSALLSAEMALEFATAPDRVILSPAPFVEGLVSAVVTAAGGATLAQVAAEVAGAAEAKRVHLGATEAAAPSPERESAQSGDELSFETTVINPSGLHARPAATFVKAASRFDADVQIAEIGGETPPVSARSLLALMALGVRQGARVRVTATGAQAAEALEELRTLIDDGFGEV; translated from the coding sequence GTGATCGGTATCGTCGCGGTCTCCCACAGTCGTCCGCTGGCCGAGGCCGCCGTGGATCTGGCACTGCGGATGGGCGGAGGCGACCCGCCGACCGTCCTGGTGGCGGCCGGCGGTCCGGACGGCGATCTCGGAACGGATGCCGCGGCGATCGCGGAGGCCCTGGATGCGGCGGATTCCGGCGACGGCGTCCTGGTTCTGATGGATCTGGGCTCCGCCCTCCTGAGCGCGGAGATGGCGCTCGAGTTCGCCACGGCACCGGATCGCGTGATCCTGAGCCCCGCCCCGTTCGTGGAGGGTCTGGTCAGCGCGGTCGTCACGGCCGCGGGCGGCGCGACGCTCGCGCAGGTGGCGGCCGAGGTCGCGGGGGCGGCCGAGGCGAAGCGCGTGCACCTCGGCGCGACGGAGGCGGCCGCTCCGTCACCGGAGCGCGAGAGCGCGCAGTCGGGCGACGAGCTCTCGTTCGAGACGACGGTCATCAATCCCTCCGGATTGCACGCCCGCCCCGCCGCGACGTTCGTGAAGGCCGCCTCCCGGTTCGACGCCGATGTGCAGATCGCCGAGATCGGTGGCGAGACGCCCCCGGTATCGGCGCGGAGCCTCCTCGCGCTGATGGCCCTCGGCGTCCGCCAGGGCGCACGGGTGAGGGTGACCGCCACCGGCGCCCAGGCGGCCGAGGCGCTCGAGGAGCTGCGAACGCTGATCGACGACGGATTCGGCGAGGTGTGA
- the dhaL gene encoding dihydroxyacetone kinase subunit DhaL: MSGAASTDDLVAWIRAFRDAVQQHRDELTALDSAIGDADHGSNMARGLDAVVAKLEAPPASAADLFKTVGMTLVSSVGGASGPLYGTFFLRMGPALAEGTDAASLGAALRAGAEGVVARGKAEPGDKTMVDAQLPAVTAWDDAVAAGADAAGAAAAAAEAAAHGRDATEPLVARKGRASYLGERSAGHVDPGAASTALLFQTLSDTLAARG, encoded by the coding sequence ATGAGCGGGGCCGCCTCGACCGACGACCTCGTCGCCTGGATCCGCGCGTTCCGCGACGCCGTGCAGCAGCACCGCGACGAGCTCACCGCTCTGGACTCCGCCATCGGCGACGCCGACCACGGATCGAACATGGCCCGCGGCCTCGACGCCGTGGTGGCGAAGCTCGAGGCTCCGCCCGCTTCCGCCGCCGATCTCTTCAAGACCGTGGGGATGACGCTGGTCTCGTCGGTCGGTGGAGCGAGCGGCCCGTTGTACGGCACGTTCTTCCTGCGGATGGGGCCGGCTCTCGCGGAGGGGACGGATGCCGCCTCCCTCGGCGCGGCTCTCCGGGCCGGCGCCGAGGGCGTGGTCGCCCGCGGCAAGGCCGAGCCCGGCGACAAGACGATGGTCGATGCCCAGCTCCCCGCCGTCACCGCGTGGGACGACGCCGTCGCCGCCGGCGCGGACGCTGCCGGCGCGGCTGCGGCCGCCGCGGAAGCGGCCGCGCACGGCCGGGACGCCACCGAACCCCTCGTGGCACGCAAGGGCCGCGCGAGCTACCTCGGCGAGCGCAGCGCGGGGCACGTCGACCCGGGAGCGGCATCCACGGCGCTCCTCTTCCAGACGCTGAGCGACACTCTGGCGGCACGGGGGTGA
- the dhaK gene encoding dihydroxyacetone kinase subunit DhaK, protein MKKFVNDPADVLAEALRGIHAAHPELRIDTENRVILRGEPTREGKVALVSGGGSGHEPLHGGFVGRGMLDAAAAGEVFTSPTPDQVLAATQAVDSGAGVLHIVKNYTGDVLNFEMAAELAAAEGVRVESVVVADDVAVQDSTWTAGRRGTGTTVILEKIVGALAEEGADLDAVAALARRVSDSGRSMGVALTSCTVPAVGHPTFELPEDEMEVGVGIHGEPGRTRVKLATAHEIAKLMVDPIVHDFGEAVGPAIVLLSGLGGTPLIEQYLLYGEIAPLLAEAGVDVQRVLVGDYITSLDMAGASLTVVKADDEFLRLWDAPVVTPGLRWGA, encoded by the coding sequence GTGAAGAAGTTCGTGAACGACCCGGCCGACGTGCTGGCGGAGGCCCTGCGCGGCATCCACGCCGCTCATCCGGAGCTTCGCATCGACACCGAGAACCGCGTGATCCTGCGCGGTGAGCCCACGCGCGAGGGCAAGGTCGCCCTGGTCTCGGGCGGCGGATCGGGGCACGAACCGCTCCACGGCGGGTTCGTCGGCCGCGGGATGCTCGACGCCGCCGCCGCCGGTGAGGTGTTCACCTCGCCCACGCCCGATCAGGTGCTCGCGGCGACGCAGGCCGTCGACTCCGGAGCCGGCGTCCTCCACATCGTGAAGAACTACACCGGCGACGTGCTGAACTTCGAGATGGCCGCGGAACTCGCCGCCGCCGAGGGCGTGCGCGTCGAGTCGGTCGTGGTCGCCGACGACGTCGCGGTGCAGGACTCCACGTGGACCGCGGGTCGCCGCGGCACCGGGACGACCGTGATCCTGGAGAAGATCGTCGGAGCGCTCGCCGAGGAGGGCGCCGACCTCGACGCGGTCGCGGCACTGGCCCGGCGCGTGTCCGATTCGGGACGCTCGATGGGCGTCGCGCTCACCAGCTGCACCGTCCCCGCGGTCGGCCACCCGACCTTCGAGCTGCCCGAGGACGAGATGGAGGTGGGCGTCGGCATCCACGGCGAACCCGGCCGGACCCGGGTCAAGCTCGCCACCGCGCACGAGATCGCGAAGCTCATGGTCGACCCGATCGTGCACGACTTCGGCGAGGCCGTCGGGCCCGCGATCGTGCTGCTGTCGGGCCTGGGCGGCACCCCGCTCATCGAGCAGTACCTCCTGTACGGCGAGATCGCCCCGCTGCTCGCGGAGGCCGGGGTCGACGTCCAGCGCGTCCTGGTCGGCGACTACATCACGAGCCTCGACATGGCGGGAGCGTCGCTGACGGTCGTCAAGGCCGACGACGAGTTCCTGCGCCTATGGGACGCCCCGGTGGTCACCCCCGGCCTCCGGTGGGGCGCATGA
- a CDS encoding lysophospholipid acyltransferase family protein: MGAAYGLGRFFIAPLARAVYRPRVEGRDNVPRTGPVIFASNHLSFIDSIAIPVASPRPVHFLAKSAYFEKWASRQFFTAIGAIPVERGAGQAALDALDQQRALLEDGRAVALYPEGTRSLDGRLYKGRTGVAFLALQTGAPVVPVGLIGTDKVMPVGAKVPSTKERITVRFGEALDLSPHGVASSGRARRGATDEIMAAIHALSEQELSNAYNEAPAQNPIDRIKQVLPHERI; this comes from the coding sequence ATGGGCGCGGCCTACGGCCTCGGGCGCTTCTTCATCGCGCCGCTCGCCCGGGCCGTGTACCGGCCACGTGTCGAGGGGCGGGACAACGTCCCGCGGACCGGCCCCGTGATCTTCGCCAGCAACCACCTGTCGTTCATCGATTCGATCGCGATCCCCGTGGCCTCGCCGCGCCCCGTGCACTTCCTCGCGAAGTCGGCGTACTTCGAGAAGTGGGCGTCGCGTCAGTTCTTCACCGCCATTGGCGCGATCCCGGTCGAGCGCGGCGCCGGACAGGCTGCCCTCGACGCCCTCGACCAGCAGCGTGCGCTGCTTGAGGACGGGCGCGCGGTGGCGCTCTATCCCGAGGGCACGCGCTCGCTTGATGGTCGCCTCTACAAGGGCCGGACGGGCGTGGCTTTCCTCGCGCTGCAGACCGGCGCTCCGGTCGTCCCCGTCGGCCTGATCGGCACCGACAAGGTCATGCCGGTCGGAGCCAAGGTCCCCTCCACGAAGGAACGGATCACCGTCCGTTTCGGCGAGGCGCTCGACCTGTCCCCCCATGGCGTGGCCTCCTCCGGCCGGGCACGACGCGGAGCGACCGACGAGATCATGGCGGCCATCCACGCCCTCAGCGAGCAGGAACTGTCCAACGCCTACAACGAGGCCCCCGCGCAGAATCCGATCGATCGGATCAAGCAGGTCCTCCCGCACGAGCGCATCTGA
- a CDS encoding FKBP-type peptidyl-prolyl cis-trans isomerase has product MRIRPIASLSVAAAAVLLLAGCTGSSPDSPTPDASGSADAGTCQSALSQGEVSSDVQVTGDFQGKVAVTIPDGYTPAGLERTTLVDGSGQQVRAGDVLKANFTLVDADTGEVQLETQTTAPDGMDTLISSQQIFGAALECATIGSRTVSAFPAGVLGEGSPAFLLVADAIEELPTRATGTEVAPAEGMPTVTFDDAGAPTITMPDAPAPTETRVVNLRQGDGDVVNSGDQVIVQYTGALYDDGTVFDSSWTSGTPAQFATTGVVPGFQKALEGQTVGSQVLVVMPASDGYGESGQGSIPANAPLVFVIDILGVQHAEAAAQ; this is encoded by the coding sequence GTGCGCATCCGCCCGATCGCTTCCCTGTCCGTCGCCGCTGCCGCGGTGCTCCTCCTGGCGGGGTGCACGGGTTCGTCCCCCGACAGCCCGACCCCGGATGCCAGTGGTTCCGCCGACGCGGGAACCTGCCAGAGCGCCCTGTCCCAGGGTGAGGTGTCGAGCGACGTCCAGGTGACGGGCGATTTCCAGGGCAAGGTCGCCGTCACGATCCCGGACGGGTACACGCCCGCAGGACTCGAGCGCACCACGCTCGTCGACGGTTCCGGCCAGCAGGTGCGCGCCGGAGACGTCCTGAAGGCCAACTTCACCCTCGTGGATGCCGACACCGGTGAGGTGCAGCTGGAGACCCAGACCACGGCTCCCGACGGGATGGACACCCTCATCTCCTCGCAGCAGATCTTCGGTGCGGCCCTCGAGTGCGCCACCATCGGTTCGCGCACGGTCTCGGCCTTCCCCGCCGGCGTGCTGGGCGAGGGATCGCCCGCCTTCCTTCTCGTCGCCGATGCGATCGAAGAGCTCCCGACCCGCGCCACCGGCACCGAGGTCGCGCCCGCCGAGGGCATGCCCACGGTGACGTTCGACGACGCGGGCGCCCCGACCATCACGATGCCCGACGCCCCGGCACCGACCGAGACGCGCGTGGTGAACCTGCGCCAGGGCGACGGCGACGTGGTGAACTCCGGCGACCAGGTCATCGTCCAGTACACCGGCGCGCTGTACGACGACGGCACGGTCTTCGACTCCAGCTGGACCAGCGGCACTCCCGCGCAGTTCGCCACGACCGGCGTCGTGCCCGGTTTCCAGAAGGCGCTCGAGGGGCAGACCGTGGGCTCCCAGGTCCTCGTCGTGATGCCGGCATCCGACGGATACGGAGAATCCGGCCAGGGCAGCATCCCCGCCAACGCGCCGCTGGTGTTCGTCATCGACATCCTCGGCGTCCAGCACGCGGAGGCCGCCGCTCAGTAG
- the dxr gene encoding 1-deoxy-D-xylulose-5-phosphate reductoisomerase, giving the protein MRRVVILGSTGSIGTQALDVIRANSDRFEVVGLAAGSDRAGVEAQAAEFGVDAVALGAVEAEQLVRDIAADVVLNGITGSVGLGPTLAALEEGRTLALANKESLIVGGDLVTRLAAPGQIVPVDSEHSAIAQALRSGEPDEVRRLVLTASGGPFRGRSRDELAEVTPAQALAHPTWDMGRVVTTNSATLVNKGLEVIEAHLLFDVPYERIDVVVHPQSVVHSMVEFLDGSTIAQASPPDMRLPISLGLDWPHRIAGVGVPLDWTTATQWTFEPLDEKAFGSVALAKRVGRAGRTYPAVFNAANEQAVDAFHEGRLSFLEIVEVIERVVERHEAPDTLTRESLAEAEAWARRTADAVIAAR; this is encoded by the coding sequence ATGCGTCGCGTCGTCATCCTCGGCTCCACCGGTTCGATCGGCACCCAGGCCCTCGACGTCATCCGGGCCAACTCCGATCGGTTCGAGGTCGTCGGCCTCGCCGCGGGCAGCGACCGCGCGGGCGTCGAGGCGCAGGCGGCGGAGTTCGGCGTCGACGCCGTCGCCCTCGGAGCCGTCGAGGCCGAACAGCTCGTCCGTGACATCGCGGCCGATGTGGTGCTCAACGGCATCACCGGATCGGTCGGTCTCGGGCCGACTCTCGCGGCGCTGGAAGAGGGGCGCACGCTCGCGCTGGCGAACAAGGAGTCGCTGATCGTCGGCGGCGACCTCGTCACACGACTGGCCGCGCCGGGGCAGATCGTCCCCGTCGATTCGGAGCACTCCGCGATCGCCCAGGCGCTGCGCTCGGGGGAACCGGACGAGGTCCGGCGGCTGGTGCTCACGGCATCCGGTGGCCCTTTCCGCGGGCGCTCCCGCGACGAGTTGGCGGAGGTGACTCCGGCGCAGGCGCTCGCCCACCCGACGTGGGACATGGGGCGCGTCGTCACGACGAACTCCGCGACCCTGGTCAACAAGGGGCTCGAAGTCATCGAGGCGCACCTGCTGTTCGACGTGCCCTACGAGCGCATCGACGTCGTCGTCCACCCGCAGTCGGTCGTGCATTCGATGGTGGAATTCCTCGACGGGTCGACGATCGCGCAGGCCTCGCCCCCCGATATGCGCCTGCCCATCTCGCTCGGTCTGGACTGGCCGCACCGCATCGCGGGCGTCGGAGTCCCCCTCGACTGGACGACCGCGACGCAGTGGACGTTCGAGCCCCTCGACGAGAAGGCCTTCGGCTCGGTCGCCCTCGCCAAGCGCGTCGGGCGCGCGGGGCGCACGTACCCCGCGGTGTTCAACGCCGCGAACGAGCAGGCGGTGGACGCGTTCCACGAGGGGCGTCTGAGCTTCCTCGAAATCGTCGAGGTCATCGAACGCGTGGTGGAGCGGCACGAAGCCCCCGACACGCTGACGCGGGAATCCCTGGCCGAGGCGGAGGCGTGGGCGCGCCGAACGGCCGACGCGGTCATCGCCGCGCGCTGA